The sequence TTATTTCTTCAGGGGATGAGGACTCTTCGAAAGGAATGAAAAGTAAGAATTACTCATTTCAAAATGCTCATTGGTGTATACTGTTCATATTCTAAAGCCGACAAACACCCATCAGTATACATATGGATAATAAGCTTCAAATTATTTCATTTACGAAAGTCAACATATGGTGATATTTTATCTCTCATTGAGAATTTCTGAATCCACAGAATGGGTTACGGAATACCATCAAAGCAGACCTGGATTGAAGGAACTGCAGCAAAGAATCGATCAGTTTATGGTTGAACATGATGAAAAACTGGAACAGGTAATTTTCCTGTTCAATGCTACAATTACCCTACAACTAGAGTATCTTCATTCAAACCAGCGATGGGAACCTTCACTCTTAATAACACTGCTCGCACCGTCTTAAGAATTTGCACATACTTGAAGATCATAAAAGCACTTTCATGTATATTGAGCCATCTATAAACACATAATGTATAGCTGATGTGCTTGCTCTattgtttttccttgttttgaattatggccCTCATAATTACTTCATGGATGTATGCCGCATATTCCTGCCTCTGAACTCACTTCATATATGCCCATGTAACGTGGAAATGTATAATCTATTTTTATGGTATATTGTGTGGTTTGTGTATGTCCATCTGTTTATATTCATTGCATGTAACTTCCGAGTTGATCAAAGTGTCTAAGTTCGCATATATGTGTGGCACATacaggaaaagaaagagaaagaagccCGAGCTGCAGAGGGAGGATGGACAGTTGTAGTACATCataaaggaaggaagaagaccACAGATGCTGAGAGTGGAATTACAGTAGGGTCTGTCGCCCAGGCTGCTTTGGAGGACAAGGTGGCCAAGAAGAAACGTACAGAAGTTTTTGGGCTAGATTTTTATCGATTCCAAAGGAAAGAAGCTCAGAGGAATGGTATGTTAATCTTACATATAAAGCTCATCTTTTATTAACCTGAAAAACCACACTTCATTTGCTGAAAATGTTGCATATCCTCTAAAGCACTCCCATAACGAGCAAGCAATGGCATGTTACATACGCTTCTGGTGTCAGTTTCTGTTTAACTTTCATAATTCACACACGAAGGGTTTTGATTTTAGAACTAGAATATATGTATTTTTGTTAGTTAATGCGGTGCAGAAAACAGCGAAGCACTAATACGATCTGTCCTTGCAGAAATTATGATGCTCCAGAGCAAGTTTGAGCAAGATAAAAAGCGGATACAGCAATTAAGAGCGGCTAGGAAGTTTCGACCTTACTGAACGCCTGAAAGTTTGTACGAAGAAAAGCCAGGAATCAATTTCTCATTCATAATGTCGAGACATGAGTGGTACAATGCGCATTGCATAACAGTTTTGCGCCCACTACTTGGTTTTCCGCttgtttttatcaaatgtaaGTGACATCCATGttgaattctttttttctttttatttttttacctgCACATTTCTCATGCGTTAAGATTGGAATTCATCGACTGCCGACATCACATTCACTGTTTTTAGACAAATTGGCCTCCGGTCCCTTTTCTGTCTCCTCTGACCAGTCGAAATCAACGATGCTTGTCTTAAAAAGTCTAAAATTCCTGGTTAGGTTTAGCAGGGCAACTTCTCCACTGGTACAAATTCCAGCATATGCAATAATGAATGGCTGCTTGACCTCTTCCAAGGTTTTGCTTAATGCCTATTGGTTTTCCTTTGTTAAGTCAAATTTGGCAGCTTAATTTTCCTAAGTTCGTTTGAAATGTCCTTCCTTGGATTTTTACAACCCAAATGCCCAACAAATTTCTACCAAAAACAAGAGAGACTCTTAAGGGAACTCTCTTAACTTTGTCATCTCATGCTTGCGGCACAATGTTTTAGTGTTCACTTTTAAGAGAAACCTCTAACATTCCTCAAAACAAGAAGCTTAGAAGCGAGGATGCTTCCTTGAGGAAAGAGATGATTACTCCTCACCAAGGCAATGGGTGGCAAAATGTGTATTGACTTGTATTCATTCCGTGTTCAGGCCATTAATATGATGTATGAACTACCGAGAGAGGCTCGTTTCTGTTTCTGGCATTGGTAAACCGCACGATAATAGTTAAAAAGAAGATTAAAATACCTTTATGAGTTTGCCCGACCCATAAGGGTAGACTAACCGTTTCAAAGAAGTTAAAAACTTGATAAATAACATAAACCATTGTCATAACACAAGAAATTAAATAGATGACAATAATATTCATCTTATTGAGGGAAAAAAGGTACATCAACAAAGACTCATGCATCCAGGAAGTCTCAGAACGACGACGGATATCGGCCGCCACCCGAGATCCGGTTTATTGACAATATCATAAACCATTACCCTACTATAATTGCAACATAACCCCACAGTCacatttgtttttacttttatttatactaaaaacAAGAACAATATCACCCTAGATCTTTGCCAGACCTATTTCTTCAACTTCCTCGTCCTTCTCGTCCTCGCTCCAGCAGCACTTCAGAATCGACCTTGGAGACTGAGAACCGCTGTCGTCCTTGACAAAGCTGCGGTACGTGACCGCGCCACCCAGCCCCAAACCCTCGTAGCTGCTTCCTCCGCAGCAGTATCCCTTCAAGTCCAGAGGGCACTTAGCGTCAAGATCTTCGCCTGCGGTGCTCGTGGTGTGCAAGGCTATGGAGAACTCAGCTGGTTTGAAGCAATCCAGAACCCTGTACAGCAGTTGGGTCAAGTTCACATCTTTGAAATCATAGCCCACTGTTTCAAAGCTAGCGTAGCTGAAACCGTCTTCTGGTGTCACATGGATGGTAGAAACTGCATTCCCTTCGATTGAGTTCATGGAGTAACCGCACGGCTCGAACTCAAAGTCACATATATCGGACTGCGGGAGGATGTTCCTGATGCCGGATTCTACGGTCATACCAGCAGCTGAACTTGCGTCGGATTTGTAAAAGACAGAAGCCCTCTTCCTGTCTAAACCAGTCATGCACATCTCCAGAGTGTATGTAGGGCCTGATTGGCGTGAACCCCAAAATAAGCTTGCCAACTCCGCCGATGCAGAGTAAATATGCCATTTCTGAGTTTTGTCAGGGCTTCCCATAACATATGCCTTGCTTGCCAAACCAAGCTTGCCAAAATGGCCGTCAAGTACAGCTACCTCCTCCGAAAAGCTACGATGCGGAGAGGGCTGAGCACCAGGAAAGATAAAGCTCCCACGAGAGTACCTCACAGATTTTACAGCTAGAGAGAGGGAGTCGGCAAGCTTGAGGATGGCAGGGATTGATCGAAGCAATTTCGTTGTGCCACAGGTTTTGATGATCACTTTGTAAGGGTACACAAAGAGGCTCGACTCGGATAGGACATAAGAGTCAAGATCATCATTCGACAGTGAAGAAACAATGGTGCACTCAGCTGGTGTCAGAATCTCATCTATTTGAGCTTTCGATAGAGAACGAAGACCCATGCCTTTAGGGTCAGCAAACAGTCCAGGCTCGAAGAAAGAGACCTCGAGCCTCTTTTCATACCCTTCAAATCCAATTGCAGAGACCGGTACAGCCATCTCAAATTCAGCAAGCAAATGACGATGCAACAGCAGATGAAGTGATAACAAGCGAGGGAGCGAGGGAACGAGAGAACGAGAGAAGTAGGAAAAAGAAATAGACTAGAATAACTAGAGTAAGATTGCAGTATTAACGATCGCACGGGGTTATGTCGGGACTTAACACAACTCAGGAGGGCTTCCGAGCGCACTGCACAGAGAACAATGTATGATAATATTAGTAGGGTATCCATACAAAACAAACCAGGAAATCCATGCACCAAGAAACTCAAAAGTAAAACTTACGTTAGAGTAAGCAGCTGATCTGAATTTCTTGATTCCACCGTGAGGCCTGACGTCTTCAATGCTGTAACCGAGGGGAGCTTCGTAGAACAATGATTTACTACTACTAGAATCCTTTTTGCCACCTTTGGACTCCATTAGCTCATTCAGTTATTTTCCTGCAGAAAGGATTAACCAAAAAGGGATCAACACCAAATAACCTCACAAGTAATAAACTAGCAAATCCGTTACCTCTATGAAAATATCATGAAAAGCCAATTGCTTAGACCAATAAACAACGATTCGCACAGATCAAAAGCCTAATTaaccaattttatttttaataacaaTCATACATCCAAGCATGAAACCCTATAAACAAAAATGCTACAATTATatacacaaaacaaacaagCATTGTGAGTAGTCTGTATATGAGATTAAAAACCCCccgaaaatatcgataatacgCATAGAATTGGCTATTAAATTTGCAAATGAACATCTTGATTCAACTTCTAAACCAAATCATTACGTTTTCCACAACAGAATAGAATAAAAATCCCCAATTCAATACaattcaacaacaaaaacaaaactttgaccTAAACCAGCAACAAACACAATATTTTCTCATATATTCATACCAATAATCAAATCAAACATCGAAATAATAACCGAGATTAGGGAAACAAACTTAcaattgattttttctttttataatctAATACCGAATCTACAATCTCCTTCAAAATTCCCCCTTTAAATCTCTATATCAACACCTGAAAACGCGAACAGAAACCACAAAAAGATTAGAATTACACAACAACAAAACATTGAATTAACATTCCATAGAATTGAGAACCGAAGGCGAACAATGGAACCCTAATCGTACCTGAAAATTCGAAAACTGGGACGAAATTGGTAAGGAGGAGGCGAAGATCTGAAGGATTCGGCGAAATGGAAACCCTAAAAATAACTGAGGCTCACGAAAATTTGTTAGCAGAAAAAACGGTGCTTCGTTGTTTTCGTGAAGCTCCGAGCCCCTACGGGAGCGTTATCTTAAATAGTCGGATAATGCGTGTTTGCCAcgatatttctctttatttacGGTCATGCCACGCTTTCTTTCCTCTTCAAGTGTGTTTGTTCAACGACTCACGAACCTCCCGTAATTTTTTATTCGTACGATTCTGCCCTTCCGTGTTTGCGCGGATAGGAAGTTCGCCGTCCACAAGGCGGGCAGGGGCAGTTTGGACATTTGATCGCGGAATCAAAGTTTTGAAAAGGCCTGCGAAAGCGAAACGACGGCGTCAAAGGGGGGTCCGGAGATTGAGGGCGGGGACGAGCGCGCGTCATCGCGACACGTGTCGGAAGGATAAGAAGGTGTGGTTGTGAATCGACCACACGTAATGAGAGGGACAGGTTTGTCTTGCGTGGCTGTGTGGGCCCGCATGACGATGCTCCTCGAACTTGATATCAAATCAATTGCAATTTGGTCCACGCAACTTGGACCGCAAAccaaaaaagaataataactTGTGCCGTTTTCAATATTTTGTTCCACTCCTATCCCAATCGTGTCTCTAATAATTATTGTGTTGATTAATTCATTAGGAACATTTCACATGCAATGTAACACCATGTTCAAATCTTTTGTAACGTTAATCTTTATTACTGTCTGgtggtattttttttcatttaaaaattgGAAATTTTATATTCGAATTATGTCGATGacaaatttgatatcaaattaggaTGCCAATTATATGACTTAGCTTAATTCTCATTTGCCTTAGTGTAAAagtatcgatgtactaaaaaatacaaattttttatAACTATTTTATATCAGATATTTTAATTGTATCAGTCGTTAATTTACTTGTTAgtaaacttaatttttttttaaatttgctgTCATAAGCTTAACAAAAAATGTTAAGGAGCTTATTTCAGAAGTGTAATTGTTTATAGACTCTCTGCCACCTCTTTTTTTTACCACAATTTTtatgtcaacattataaaatactaTACAAAAAAATAAGGTGGTGGAGAGTTCATACAAGTCCTACTTTTGAGAGAATCTCGTTTGCATTTCTCGAACTTGATACGTATCAATCAATAATAATAgaaaaaactaaagttttttttttttagaatatgTGCCCAACATTCCCAATAATGCTTAATACCAAATTAACTAATTAAGACTTTCTTGTTTTGGGGATACTTAATTTTGGAATATAAAGATTGGCGAATGGTCATCCAAATTTTGTGGCGATGCATATGCATCTCTCCTAATATCGTGATTCGGAGGTTTAGCATcttctaatttctttttgtttgttggCAAGCATCTTATAATTAAGCAAAAGCATGCAACTAATGGCAACAATACCTACCCACTAACGTAAAAGCAAGTTAATTGCCACAATTataggaattttttttattcgaaTTAGGGGGTGGCATTGAGCCACGTTCATATTTATCTATTTATGTTTATGTCATCTTTGTGTTACGTTTTATGTTCACTCAATTATATACAACTTTAAATTCCTTGTATTCGAAATTTTACTAAGAATTTAACTTTTCCCCTCCAAACTCATTTTTTCTAGCCTCTAGCCCATCATATAATATTTATCCGAATAAAACCCAATGATTAGAATTCAACTAAGCAACTTACCAAATTAAGTTTGTGTGTccgtttttatattttttggatCCCTAATATACCCCATCTAAGCCAGTATGGAAAGTTcttgtaattttgttttaattgatcACGTGCATTGAATTTGGCAAGGTCTTGGTTGTAGATGGAGGaattaatttggattttttttaattttgacaataaatttcaatttgaatatacctaatttagtgtttattttcaacaatatctattgtttaattttatgaaaataatttacctactatgaaaattaattttatgaaaacaatttctattgtttaattttatacCTACATTATAATTACATGAAAATAGTTTACCtactatgaaaattaattttttgaaaacaatatctattgtttaattttatgaaaataatttacctattgtataattacatgcaaaaatttacctactatgaaaattaattttttgaaaacaatatttattgtttaattttgtgaaaataatttacctactgtataattacatgaaaattaatgtgcctactttttaaatttgtaacaaaattaatttacctacttcT is a genomic window of Malus domestica chromosome 09, GDT2T_hap1 containing:
- the LOC108171783 gene encoding S-adenosylmethionine decarboxylase proenzyme (The RefSeq protein has 3 substitutions compared to this genomic sequence) translates to MAVPVSAIGFEGYEKRLEVSFFEPGLFADPKGMGLRSLSKAQIDEILTPAECTIVSSLSNDDLDSYVLSESSLFVYPYKVIIKTCGTTKLLRSIPAILKLADSLSLAVKSVRYSRGSFIFPGAQPSPHRSFSEEVAVLDGHFGKLGLASKAYVMGSPDKTQKWHIYSASAELASLFWGSRQSGPTYTLEMCMTGLDRKRASVFYKSDASSAAGMTVESGIRNILPQSDICDFEFEPCGYSMNSIEGNAVSTIHVTPEDGFSYASFETVGYDFKDVNLTQLLYRVLDCFKPAEFSIALHTTSTAGEDLDAKCPLDLKGYCCGGSSYEGLGLGGAVMYHSFVKDDSGSQSPRSILKCCWSEDEKDEEVEEIGMAKI